The Candidatus Cybelea sp. genome has a window encoding:
- a CDS encoding transcriptional regulator codes for MSEQQGAPFAYPRLERIFHERGRLAICTCLIAHPDGLSFTELQGACDLTDGNLNRHLHALAEVGIVATDKQRGGGRALTSYRITKRGRQRFLAYVDELESVVRDVHERRDSVPRSKLATT; via the coding sequence AGCAGGGCGCGCCTTTCGCCTATCCTCGGCTCGAGCGCATCTTTCACGAGCGCGGCCGGCTCGCGATTTGCACCTGCCTTATCGCGCATCCCGACGGCTTGAGCTTTACCGAGCTGCAAGGCGCGTGCGATCTCACCGACGGGAACCTCAACCGTCACCTGCACGCGCTTGCCGAGGTCGGAATCGTCGCGACCGACAAACAGCGCGGCGGTGGGCGTGCGCTTACGTCGTACCGCATCACAAAGCGGGGGCGTCAGCGCTTTCTTGCCTACGTCGACGAACTCGAGAGCGTCGTTCGCGACGTTCACGAACGGCGTGACTCGGTGCCTCGCTCGAAGCTGGCAACGACGTGA
- the uppS gene encoding polyprenyl diphosphate synthase, producing MIPRHVAIIMDGNRRWARERKLPVAVGYRQGIAALRRTLRAARRAKIRVVTAYAFSEENWNRPAAEVDLLMALCLRAASGELRALRHEGVRVRLCGRADRLPAATRRALQGLVAATARNDEVTLNLAIDYGARREIGDAVRALAREVNDGLRSIDSIDERAVESRLYTAGLPDPDLVIRTGGEYRLSNFMLFQAAYAEFWATRTYWPDFGEEELRAALEDFALRRRRYGT from the coding sequence GTGATTCCTCGCCACGTCGCGATCATCATGGACGGCAATCGCCGCTGGGCACGGGAGCGCAAGCTGCCGGTCGCGGTGGGTTATCGTCAGGGCATCGCCGCGCTGCGGCGCACGCTGCGCGCCGCGCGGCGCGCAAAGATTCGCGTCGTCACCGCGTACGCGTTCTCCGAGGAGAACTGGAATCGCCCGGCCGCCGAGGTCGACCTGCTGATGGCGCTCTGCCTGAGGGCGGCGAGCGGCGAGCTGCGCGCGCTGCGTCACGAAGGCGTGCGAGTTCGCCTCTGCGGGCGCGCGGACCGGCTGCCGGCGGCGACGCGCCGCGCGCTGCAAGGTCTCGTTGCCGCGACGGCCCGCAACGACGAGGTGACCTTGAATCTTGCCATCGACTACGGCGCTCGCCGCGAGATCGGCGACGCCGTTCGCGCGCTCGCGCGGGAGGTCAATGACGGGCTGCGTTCCATCGATTCGATCGACGAGCGTGCCGTCGAGAGCCGTCTCTATACTGCGGGCCTTCCCGATCCCGATCTCGTCATCCGCACCGGCGGAGAGTATCGCCTTTCGAACTTCATGTTGTTCCAGGCCGCATACGCCGAGTTCTGGGCGACGCGGACCTATTGGCCCGACTTTGGGGAAGAAGAGCTGCGAGCCGCTTTAGAGGATTTTGCGCTGCGTCGGCGGCGGTACGGGACATAA